A stretch of Saccharomyces cerevisiae S288C chromosome IV, complete sequence DNA encodes these proteins:
- the THI3 gene encoding branched-chain-2-oxoacid decarboxylase THI3 (Regulatory protein that binds Pdc2p and Thi2p transcription factors; activates thiamine biosynthesis transcription factors Pdc2p and Thi2p by binding to them, but releases and de-activates them upon binding to thiamine pyrophosphate (TPP), the end product of the pathway; has similarity to decarboxylases but enzymatic activity is not detected) — protein sequence MNSSYTQRYALPKCIAISDYLFHRLNQLNIHTIFGLSGEFSMPLLDKLYNIPNLRWAGNSNELNAAYAADGYSRLKGLGCLITTFGVGELSAINGVAGSYAEHVGILHIVGMPPTSAQTKQLLLHHTLGNGDFTVFHRIASDVACYTTLIIDSELCADEVDKCIKKAWIEQRPVYMGMPVNQVNLPIESARLNTPLDLQLHKNDPDVEKEVISRILSFIYKSQNPAIIVDACTSRQNLIEETKELCNRLKFPVFVTPMGKGTVNETDPQFGGVFTGSISAPEVREVVDFADFIIVIGCMLSEFSTSTFHFQYKTKNCALLYSTSVKLKNATYPDLSIKLLLQKILANLDESKLSYQPSEQPSMMVPRPYPAGNVLLRQEWVWNEISHWFQPGDIIITETGASAFGVNQTRFPVNTLGISQALWGSVGYTMGACLGAEFAVQEINKDKFPATKHRVILFMGDGAFQLTVQELSTIVKWGLTPYIFVMNNQGYSVDRFLHHRSDASYYDIQPWNYLGLLRVFGCTNYETKKIITVGEFRSMISDPNFATNDKIRMIEIMLPPRDVPQALLDRWVVEKEQSKQVQEENENSSAVNTPTPEFQPLLKKNQVGY from the coding sequence atgaattCTAGCTATACACAGAGATATGCACTGCCGAAGTGTATAGCAATATCAGATTATCTTTTCCATCGGCTCAACCAGCTGAACATACATACCATATTTGGACTCTCCGGAGAATTTAGCATGCCGTTGCTGGATAAACTATACAACATTCCGAACTTACGATGGGCCGGTAATTCTAATGAGTTAAATGCTGCCTACGCAGCAGATGGATACTCACGACTAAAAGGCTTGGGATGTCTCATAACAACCTTTGGTGTAGGCGAATTATCGGCAATCAATGGCGTGGCCGGATCTTACGCTGAACATGTAGGAATACTTCACATAGTGGGTATGCCGCCAACAAGTGCACAAACGAAACAACTACTACTGCATCATACTCTGGGCAATGGTGATTTCACGGTATTTCATAGAATAGCCAGTGATGTAGCATGCTATACAACATTGATTATTGACTCTGAATTATGTGCCGACGAAGTCGATAAGTGCATCAAAAAGGCTTGGATAGAACAGAGGCCAGTATACATGGGCATGCCTGTCAACCAGGTAAATCTCCCGATTGAATCAGCAAGGCTTAATACACCTCTGGATTTACAATTGCATAAAAACGACCCAGACGTAGAGAAAGAAGTTATTTCTCGAATATTGAGTTTTATATACAAAAGCCAGAATCCGGCAATCATCGTAGATGCATGTACTAGTCGACAGAATTTAATCGAGGAGACTAAAGAGCTTTGTAATAGGCTTAAATTTCCAGTTTTTGTTACACCTATGGGTAAGGGTACAGTAAACGAAACAGACCCGCAATTTGGGGGCGTATTCACGGGCTCGATATCAGCCCCAGAAGTAAGAGAAGTAGTTGATTTTGCCGATTTTATCATCGTCATTGGTTGCATGCTCTCCGAATTCAGCACGTCAACTTTCCACTTCCAATATAAAACTAAGAATTGTGCGCTACTATATTCTACATCtgtgaaattgaaaaatgccACATATCCTGACTTGAGCATTAAATTACTACTACAGAAAATATTAGCAAATCTTGATGAATCTAAACTGTCTTACCAACCAAGCGAACAACCCAGTATGATGGTTCCAAGACCTTACCCAGCAGGAAATGTCCTCTTGAGACAAGAATGGGTCTGGAATGAAATATCCCATTGGTTCCAACCAGGTGACATAATCATAACAGAAACTGGTGCTTCTGCATTTGGAGTTAACCAGACCAGATTTCCGGTAAATACACTAGGTATTTCGCAAGCTCTTTGGGGATCTGTCGGATATACAATGGGGGCGTGTCTTGGGGCAGAATTTGCTGTTCAAGAGATAAACAAGGATAAATTCCCCGCAACTAAACATAGAGTTATTCTGTTTATGGGTGACGGTGCTTTCCAATTGACAGTTCAAGAATTATCCACAATTGTTAAGTGGGGATTGACACCTTATATTTTTGTGATGAATAACCAAGGTTACTCTGTGGACAGGTTTTTGCATCACAGGTCAGATGCTAGTTATTACGATATCCAACCTTGGAACTACTTGGGATTATTGCGAGTATTTGGTTGCACGAACTAcgaaacgaaaaaaattattactGTTGGAGAATTCAGATCCATGATCAGTGACCCAAACTTTGCGACCAATGACAAAATTCGGATGATAGAGATTATGCTACCACCAAGGGATGTTCCACAGGCTCTGCTTGACAGGTGGGTGgtagaaaaagaacagaGCAAACAAGTGCAAGAGGAGAACGAAAATTCTAGCGCAGTAAATACGCCAACTCCAGAATTCCAACCacttctaaaaaaaaatcaagttGGATACTGA
- the MRK1 gene encoding putative serine/threonine protein kinase MRK1 (Glycogen synthase kinase 3 (GSK-3) homolog; one of four GSK-3 homologs in S. cerevisiae that function to activate Msn2p-dependent transcription of stress responsive genes and that function in protein degradation; MRK1 has a paralog, RIM11, that arose from the whole genome duplication), translating into MTDVLRSLVRKISFNNSDNLQLKHKTSIQSNTALEKKKRKPDTIKKVSDVQVHHTVPNFNNSSEYINDIENLIISKLIDGGKEGIAVDHIEHANISDSKTDGKVANKHENISSKLSKEKVEKMINFDYRYIKTKERTIHKRVYKHDRKTDVDRKNHGGTIDISYPTTEVVGHGSFGVVVTTVIIETNQKVAIKKVLQDRRYKNRELETMKMLCHPNTVGLQYYFYEKDEEDEVYLNLVLDYMPQSLYQRLRHFVNLKMQMPRVEIKFYAYQLFKALNYLHNVPRICHRDIKPQNLLVDPTTFSFKICDFGSAKCLKPDQPNVSYICSRYYRAPELMFGATNYSNQVDVWSSACVIAELLLGKPLFSGESGIDQLVEIIKIMGIPTKDEISGMNPNYEDHVFPNIKPITLAEIFKAEDPDTLDLLTKTLKYHPCERLVPLQCLLSSYFDETKRCDTDTYVKAQNLRIFDFDVETELGHVPLVERPAIEERLKHFVSAPSSSL; encoded by the exons ATGACCGATGTGTTGAGAAGCCTAGTGCGAAAGATTTCCTTCAATAACTCAGATAACCTTCAGCTAAAACACAAGACATCTATACAGAGTAATACTGCCctagaaaagaagaagagaaagcCTGATACAATCAAAAAGGTAAGCGACGTTCAAGTTCACCATACTGTACCTAATTTCAATAACAGTTCAGAGTACATCAACGACATAGAGAATCTTATAATATCTAAACTGATAGACGGGGGAAAGGAGGGTATTGCAGTTGATCACATTGAACACGCCAATATCTCGGACAGTAAAACAGATGGAAAAGTTGCCAATAAGCACGAAAATATTAGTAGCAAGCTTAGTAAAGAGAAGGTTGAGAAAATGATTAATTTTGATTATAGGTATATTAAAACCAAGGAAAGGACTA TTCATAAACGGGTTTATAAACATGACCGCAAAACTGATGTCGACCGAAAAAATCATGGAGGAACTATCGACATCAGTTATCCTACGACAGAAGTGGTTGGCCATGGTTCATTTGGTGTTGTAGTCACGACTGTAATAATTGAGACCAATCAAAAAGTTGCCATAAAGAAAGTACTACAAGATAGAAGATATAAAAATAGGGAGCTCGAAACTATGAAGATGTTGTGCCATCCAAATACTGTGGGTCTACAGTACTACTTTTACGAAAAggacgaagaagatgaagtatACCTCAATCTGGTTTTGGACTACATGCCTCAGTCGTTATACCAAAGGCTTCGTCATTTTgttaatttgaaaatgcaGATGCCGCGTGTTGAAATTAAATTCTATGCATACCAACTATTCAAAGCTTTAAACTATTTGCATAACGTTCCTCGAATCTGTCACAGAGATATAAAACCGCAAAACCTACTGGTGGATCCgacaactttttctttcaagatTTGCGATTTTGGCAGTGCCAAATGCTTGAAACCGGATCAGCCTAATGTGTCTTACATCTGTTCAAGGTACTATAGGGCTCCCGAACTCATGTTTGGTGCCACTAATTACTCAAACCAGGTCGACGTGTGGTCAAGCGCTTGTGTCATTGCTGAGTTGCTTTTGGGCAAGCCCTTGTTCTCTGGTGAAAGCGGTATAGATCAGTTGGTGGAAATTATTAAGATAATGGGCATACCCACAAAGGATGAAATTTCAGGAATGAACCCAAATTATGAAGACCATGTTTTCCCCAATATCAAGCCCATTACTTTGGCTGAAATATTCAAAGCCGAAGATCCCGATACTCTTGACTTGTTAACAAAAACTCTGAAGTATCACCCTTGCGAAAGATTGGTACCTCTACAATGTCTATTATCAAGCTATTTTGACGAAACCAAACGTTGTGATACCGACACTTACGTAAAAGCACAAAACCTGCGTATATTTGACTTCGACGTGGAAACTGAGTTGGGCCATGTTCCACTTGTGGAACGGCCCGCCATTGAAGAACGGTTGAAACATTTTGTTTCTGCACCTTCATCGTCTTTGTGA
- the MDH3 gene encoding malate dehydrogenase MDH3 (Peroxisomal malate dehydrogenase; catalyzes interconversion of malate and oxaloacetate; involved in the glyoxylate cycle; mutation in human homolog MDH2 causes early-onset severe encephalopathy), whose product MVKVAILGASGGVGQPLSLLLKLSPYVSELALYDIRAAEGIGKDLSHINTNSSCVGYDKDSIENTLSNAQVVLIPAGVPRKPGLTRDDLFKMNAGIVKSLVTAVGKFAPNARILVISNPVNSLVPIAVETLKKMGKFKPGNVMGVTNLDLVRAETFLVDYLMLKNPKIGQEQDKTTMHRKVTVIGGHSGETIIPIITDKSLVFQLDKQYEHFIHRVQFGGDEIVKAKQGAGSATLSMAFAGAKFAEEVLRSFHNEKPETESLSAFVYLPGLKNGKKAQQLVGDNSIEYFSLPIVLRNGSVVSIDTSVLEKLSPREEQLVNTAVKELRKNIEKGKSFILDSSKL is encoded by the coding sequence ATGGTCAAAGTCGCAATTCTTGGCGCTTCTGGTGGCGTGGGACAACCGCTATCATTACTGCTAAAATTAAGCCCTTACGTTTCCGAGCTGGCGTTGTACGATATCCGAGCTGCGGAAGGCATTGGTAAGGATTTATCTCACATCAACACCAACTCAAGTTGTGTCGGTTATGATAAGGATAGTATTGAGAACACCTTGTCAAATGCTCAGGTGGTGCTAATACCGGCTGGTGTTCCCAGAAAGCCCGGTTTAACTAGAGATGATTTGTTCAAGATGAACGCCGGTATTGTCAAAAGCCTGGTAACCGCTGTTGGAAAGTTCGCACCAAATGCGAGGATTTTAGTCATTTCAAACCCTGTAAACAGTTTGGTCCCTATTGCTGTGgaaactttgaagaaaatgggTAAGTTCAAACCTGGAAACGTTATGGGTGTGACGAACCTTGACCTGGTACGTGCAGAAACCTTTTTGGTAGATTATTTGATGCTAAAAAACCCCAAAATTGGACAAGAACAAGACAAAACTACAATGCACAGAAAGGTCACTGTTATTGGGGGTCATTCAGGGGAAACCATTATCCCAATAATCACCGACAAATCGCTGGTATTTCAACTTGATAAGCAGTACGAGCACTTCATTCATAGGGTCCAGTTCGGAGGTGATGAAATTGTCAAAGCTAAACAGGGCGCCGGTTCCGCCACGTTGTCCATGGCGTTCGCGGGGGCCAAGTTTGCTGAAGAAGTTTTGAGGAGCTTCCATAATGAGAAACCAGAAACGGAGTCACTTTCCGCATTCGTTTATTTACCAGGCTTAAAAAACGGTAAGAAAGCGCAGCAATTAGTTGGCGACAACTCTATTGAGTATTTTTCCTTGCCAATTGTTTTGAGAAATGGTAGCGTAGTATCCATCGATACCAGTGTTCTGGAAAAACTGTCTCCGAGAGAGGAACAACTCGTTAATACTGCGGTCAAAGAGCTACGCAagaatattgaaaaaggcaAGAGTTTCATCCTAGACTCTTCCAAGCTATGA
- the VAM6 gene encoding Vam6p (Guanine nucleotide exchange factor for the GTPase Gtr1p; subunit of the HOPS endocytic tethering complex; vacuole membrane protein; functions as a Rab GTPase effector, interacting with both GTP- and GDP-bound conformations of Ypt7p; facilitates tethering and promotes membrane fusion events at the late endosome and vacuole; required for both membrane and protein trafficking; component of vacuole-mitochondrion contacts (vCLAMPs) important for lipid transfer between organelles) has protein sequence MLRAQKLHSLKSSDITAILPTEQSQKLVLAKKNGDVEVYSRDGNTLKLFQVYPDLLQNAKNDPLPPVIENFYFANELSTIFAQCKETLILLSTTNLHEYDRIIDRRGINHCWLFERSHKNKEEKNTYLIYSTINTAKMRVLIWEGRTYKNMMEASLSYRKETIRSIYPGETGITLATDLGIYHWPYNKPSLIRIEKTVKNKFPKDMISALTELKEQAEKVIEKKPKKNSHFDAQSFSSMDRMSRKSSMSSLWYRTIRNERGNKIRYTFELDGNDATPMIIDGATKKIFKVELMHNNEEPFLIATDHATFSESNSEFDHMQYLSSNLLMLYNSSTIKFVDYENGFTFLQQKIPEGIKWVKNLSGTYFLVWTSNDEVQLFSYHVDDGSEDDDQESICGDINDPDFYQLWRKVLFYKFFIDSPHSKELCVSDNPEESLDICAMKLRDLTVMWCLRIFDKFQNYMVQLERSRNSRMIRSKCEEMIIKSIFDLFIKFWAPPQLVILKVFPSAISSLVLEITGQEHHCLLKEAEEVKETYDIPPHLLNRWCLPYLTDTRRHLQNLLSKENDDESRITWCYRDREIKQSFDFFLISNHDDVDLNTMLTLIDTVLFKCYLYYNPPMVGPFIRVENHCDSHVIVTELKIRHMFKDLIDFYYKRGNHEEALKFLTDLVDELENDNTDQKQRQKIDHGVKILVIYYLKKLSNPQLDVIFTYTDWLLNRHNDSIKEILSSIFFYDSQACSSRDHLKVYGYIKKFDKLLAIQYLEFAISTFRLEGNKLHTVLIKLYLENLDIPSTRIKLKSLLETTSVYEPRTILKLLNDAIESGSDQLPTNQLNFVKYLKIFPLSKLENHKEAVHILLDEIDDYKAATSYCNDVYQSDSTKGEELLLYLYSKLVSIYDSNRNSKLILNFLQDHGSKLNSAEIYKNLPQDISLYDIGRVVSQLLKKHTSKMDETRLEKALLQVELVATTYKLNERMSSYGVLSDSHKCPICKKVISNFGTDSISWFTREGRNIITHYNCGKVLQERFNAKNEKSSRIKQKTLGEVINELNNK, from the coding sequence atgttAAGAGCTCAAAAGCTACACTCGCTGAAATCATCGGATATCACTGCGATTTTGCCCACTGAACAGTCACAAAAATTAGTTttagcaaagaaaaatggtgaCGTTGAAGTTTACTCTCGAGATGGCAATACACTCAAATTATTTCAAGTATATCCTGATCTCTTACAAAACGCCAAAAATGATCCTTTGCCTCCAGTGattgaaaacttttatTTTGCCAACGAGCTTTCAACTATCTTTGCACAATGTAAAGAAACCTTAATTTTATTGAGCACTACAAATTTACACGAATATGATCGAATAATTGACAGAAGAGGTATAAACCATTGCTGGCTCTTTGAAAGGTCacacaaaaataaagaagaaaagaatacttACCTAATATATTCAACCATCAATACTGCCAAGATGAGAGTATTAATATGGGAGGGTAGGACttacaaaaatatgatGGAAGCATCGTTATCGTATAGAAAGGAAACCATTCGGTCCATATATCCTGGTGAAACAGGAATCACCTTAGCGACAGATTTAGGTATCTATCATTGGCCATATAATAAACCCTCTCTAATCAgaatagaaaaaacagTGAAAAACAAATTCCCAAAAGATATGATATCAGCATTAACCGAACTCAAAGAGCAGGCGGAGAAAGTCATTGAAAAGAAGCCCAAAAAGAATAGCCATTTTGATGCTcaatccttttcttctatgGATAGAATGTCCAGGAAGTCGAGCATGTCAAGCTTATGGTATAGGACCATAAGAAACGAGCGTGGCAACAAAATACGATATACTTTTGAATTGGACGGCAATGACGCTACCCCAATGATAATTGATGGTgctacaaaaaaaattttcaaggtAGAGTTAATGCATAACAATGAGGAACCATTTTTGATCGCCACTGACCATGCTACATTTTCCGAATCAAATTCCGAATTCGATCACATGCAATATTTGTCGTCCAACCTCCTGATGTTATATAATTCAAGTACCATCAAGTTTGTTGATTATGAAAATGGATTTACTTTTTTGCAACAAAAAATACCAGAAGGTATAAAATGGGTCAAAAATCTCTCGGGAACCTACTTTTTAGTATGGACTTCAAACGACGAAGTACAGTTATTCTCTTATCATGTAGATGATGGCtctgaagatgatgatcAAGAGTCTATTTGTGGTGACATTAATGATCCTGATTTTTATCAACTATGGAGAAAAGTGCTTTTCTATAAGTTCTTCATTGATTCTCCTCATTCTAAGGAGTTATGTGTTTCGGACAATCCAGAAGAATCCTTGGATATATGTGCTATGAAACTAAGGGATTTAACAGTGATGTGGTGTCTAAGAATCTTCGATaagtttcaaaattatatGGTACAACTAGAAAGGAGTAGAAACTCGAGAATGATTCGTTCTAAATGTGAAGAAATGATCATCAAGAGTATTTTTGACCtatttataaaattttggGCTCCACCTCAATTAgttattttgaaagtttttccCTCAGCCATTTCAAGCTTGGTATTGGAAATTACGGGCCAAGAGCATCACTGCTTGTTGAAGGAAGCCGAGGAGGTTAAGGAAACTTATGACATCCCGCCACACTTATTGAACAGATGGTGTTTACCTTATTTGACTGACACAAGGCGACATTTGCAAAACTTATTAAGCAAGGAAAACGATGACGAAAGCCGCATAACTTGGTGCTATCGCGACCGTGAAATCAAGCAAagttttgatttctttctgATCAGCAACCACGATGATGTTGACCTTAACACAATGTTAACTCTGATAGATACAGTTTTATTCAAATGTTATCTTTACTATAACCCCCCCATGGTGGGTCCATTCATTCGTGTAGAAAACCACTGCGATTCCCATGTTATAGTGACCGAATTAAAAATACGCCATATGTTCAAAGATTTAATTGATTTTTACTATAAACGTGGTAATCATGAAgaagctttgaaatttctcaCGGATTTGGTCGATGAGttggaaaatgataataCTGACCAGAAACAACGCCAAAAAATCGATCACGGTGTCAAAATATTAgttatttattatttgaaaaaattatcaaaccCGCAGTTAGACGTTATATTCACTTATACTGATTGGCTACTAAATCGACACAACGACTCAATTAAAGAAATCCTTTCctcgatttttttttatgattCTCAAGCCTGTAGCAGTAGGGACCATTTGAAAGTGTATGGGTACATCAAAAAGTTCGACAAGTTACTTGCCATACAATACTTAGAATTTGCAATTAGTACTTTTAGATTAGAGGGAAATAAATTGCATACTGTCCTGATCAAGTTATATCTTGAAAACTTAGATATTCCCTCCACAAGAATCAAATTAAAGTCTTTATTAGAAACAACATCTGTCTATGAGCCTAGAACAATTTTAAAGTTATTGAACGATGCTATTGAGAGTGGCTCTGACCAGTTGCCAACCAATCAACTAAATTTCGTAAAGTACCTAAAGATTTTCCCCTTATCAAAATTAGAAAACCATAAGGAAGCTGTGCATATATTACTTGATGAGATAGATGATTACAAAGCGGCGACAAGTTACTGTAACGACGTGTACCAAAGTGATTCGACAAAGGGAGAAGAGCTTCTATTGTACTTGTACAGCAAGTTAGTCTCCATATACGATTCCAATAGGAACTCCAAGCTGattctgaattttttgcAAGACCATGGTTCAAAATTGAATTCAGCGgaaatatacaaaaatttaccTCAAGATATTTCCTTGTACGATATTGGTAGGGTGGTGTCGCAATTATTAAAGAAGCACACATCAAAGATGGATGAGACCAGATTAGAAAAGGCACTCCTCCAGGTTGAGCTTGTGGCCACCACATACAAACTCAATGAACGCATGTCATCGTATGGAGTCTTATCAGATAGCCATAAATGTCCTATTTGCAAGAAagtaatttcaaattttggaaCAGATTCGATTTCCTGGTTCACCAGGGAAGGCAGAAATATCATCACCCATTATAACTGTGGGAAAGTACTACAGGAGCGGTTTAACgctaaaaatgaaaagtcCTCGAGAATTAAACAGAAGACTTTGGGAGAAGTTATAAATGAGCTAAATAATAAGTAA
- the RXT3 gene encoding Rxt3p (Component of the Rpd3L histone deacetylase complex; involved in histone deacetylation; protein abundance increases in response to DNA replication stress) has translation MSVSEQDPNRAYRETQSQIYKLQETLLNSARTKNKQEEGQESNTHSFPEQYMHYQNGRNSAYDLPNVSSQSVLAFTEKHYPNKLKNLGTLYYNRFKEGSFDEDSTSYSDRHSFPYNLYDNTLPPPFLPAIGIQNINNIATLKITYEDIQASFNNIESPRKRNNEIWGCDIYSDDSDPILVLRHCGFKIGAPSGGSFHKLRRTPVNVTNQDNVTGNLPLLEGTPFDLEVELLFLPTLQKYPSVKRFDITSREWGSEATVIHDGLSYGIYSIVIKQRLDRDKPHEPNGYIKNLKWT, from the coding sequence ATGTCGGTAAGCGAACAAGATCCTAATAGGGCGTACAGAGAGACTCAATCCCAGATATATAAACTACAGGAAACACTACTAAATTCGGcgagaacaaaaaataagcAAGAGGAGGGACAAGAAAGCAACACCCATTCTTTTCCAGAGCAGTATATGCATTACCAAAACGGCAGAAATTCGGCCTACGACCTGCCTAATGTAAGTTCACAGTCGGTTCTTGCTTTCACTGAGAAACACTATCCAAACAAGTTAAAAAACTTGGGTACACTTTATTACAATCGTTTCAAAGAAGGGTCTTTTGATGAAGACTCCACAAGTTACTCAGACAGGCACAGTTTTCCATACAACCTTTATGACAACACTCTTCCACCACCGTTCCTTCCAGCTATCGgtattcaaaatatcaataatattGCAACGCTAAAAATAACATATGAAGATATTCAGGCAAGTTTCAATAATATAGAATCTCCtagaaagagaaataaTGAGATATGGGGATGTGATATCTATTCTGATGACTCAGACCCAATACTAGTTTTAAGACATTGCGGGTTCAAAATTGGAGCGCCTTCTGGTGGCTCATTTCACAAATTGAGAAGAACCCCTGTAAATGTAACTAATCAAGATAATGTTACAGGTAACCTTCCCCTACTGGAAGGCACACCTTTTGATCTAGAGGTGGAGTTGTTGTTTTTGCCTACTCTACAAAAGTATCCTAGCGTAAAAAGATTTGATATAACATCGCGGGAATGGGGATCGGAAGCCACCGTTATACACGATGGACTGAGTTACGGTATCTATAGTATTGTCATTAAGCAAAGACTAGATAGAGATAAACCTCATGAACCAAACGGgtatattaaaaatttaaaatgGACCTAA
- the RPL31A gene encoding 60S ribosomal protein eL31 RPL31A (Ribosomal 60S subunit protein L31A; associates with karyopherin Sxm1p; loss of both Rpl31p and Rpl39p confers lethality; homologous to mammalian ribosomal protein L31, no bacterial homolog; RPL31A has a paralog, RPL31B, that arose from the whole genome duplication), with product MAGLKDVVTREYTINLHKRLHGVSFKKRAPRAVKEIKKFAKLHMGTDDVRLAPELNQAIWKRGVKGVEYRLRLRISRKRNEEEDAKNPLFSYVEPVLVASAKGLQTVVVEEDA from the exons atggcCGGTTTGAAAGACGTTGTCACTCGTGAATACACCATTAACTTGCACAAAAGA TTGCACGGTGTCTCCTTCAAGAAGAGAGCTCCAAGAGCTGTCAAGGAAATTAAGAAGTTCGCCAAGTTACACATGGGTACTGATGATGTCCGTCTAGCTCCAGAATTGAACCAAGCTATCTGGAAGAGAGGTGTCAAGGGTGTTGAATACAGATTAAGATTGAGAATTTCCAGAAAGAGaaacgaagaagaagacgcCAAGAACCCATTGTTCTCCTACGTTGAACCTGTCTTAGTTGCTTCTGCCAAGGGTCTACAAACTGTTGTTGTCGAAGAAGATGCTTAA